One window of the Pseudochaenichthys georgianus chromosome 21, fPseGeo1.2, whole genome shotgun sequence genome contains the following:
- the LOC117466409 gene encoding trace amine-associated receptor 3-like, with protein sequence MAFLAVTRDLERRGVLIIVPLSDARTRPALGWPSRGSTPDTRYTGMGVVTFDGARTRRTGALHRQLHTPTNLLILSLAVSDFLVGLILMPVEIILTEACWYLGDLMCALYYIVNFIITSSTVGNMVLISIDRYFAICDPLHYTTRVTLNRTKICICLCWICSVIYNCLILKDFLRKPDSHNSCHGECVAVIDNITGAVDFVVTFIAPITVIIVLYMRVFVVAVSQARAMRSHVIAVTMQRSVGATVKKSEMKAARTLGVVVLVFLICFFPYYTPSLIGEDIGEELQNPKTHTC encoded by the exons ATGGCCTTCCTGGCGGTCACCAGAGATCTCGAACGACGAGGTGTCCTCATCATCGTCCCTCTCTCCGACGCTCGGACCCGTCCAGCGCTGGGATGGCCCTCACGTGGTTCGACCCCAGACACTCGATACACCGGCATGGGGGTCGTCACCTTCGATGGAGCCCGGACACGAAGGACAGGGGCGCTCCACAG GCAGCTCCACACCCCCACTAACCTCCTCATCCTCTCCCTGGCTGTCTCAGACTTTCTTGTGGGCCTAATTTTGATGCCTGTTGAAATCATTTTAACAGAGGCTTGCTGGTACTTGGGTGACCTGATGTGTGCTctgtattatattgttaattttATCATTACCTCTTCTACGGTTGGAAACATGGTGCTCATATCCATTGATCGTTATTTTGCTATTTGTGACCCTCTACATTACACCACCAGAGTAACTCTGAACAGAACAAAAATCTGCATCTGTCTGTGTTGGATTTGCTCTGTTATCTATAATTGTCTAATTTTAAAGGACTTTCTGAGAAAACCTGATTCACATAATTCTTGCCATGGAGAGTGTGTAGCTGTCATTGACAATATCACAGGAGCTGTTGACTTTGTTGTTACCTTTATTGCCCCCATTACTGTTATCATAGTTCTGTATATGAGAGTGTTTGTGGTGGCTGTGTCTCAGGCTCGAGCCATGCGATCTCATGTTATCGCTGTCACTATGCAACGTTCAGTTGGTGCAACTGTTAAGAAATCTGAGATGAAAGCAGCCAGGACTCTTGGtgttgttgtccttgtgtttctaatATGTTTTTTTCCATATTACACTCCATCCCTTATAGGTGAGGATATTGGAGAAGAGCTTCAAAATCCAAAAACTCACACCTGTTAG